GTTCCGGCTGCCCGCCGAGGCCCCGGTGCCGTTCATGATCCTCGGCGGCTGCATCGGCCTGGTCCTCGGCGGCAGCCAGGCGCTGAGCCGGTCGCTGTTCAGCCAGCTCATCCCCGCCGGCAAGGAAGGCGAGTACTACGGCTTCTACGAGATCAGCGACAAGGGCACGAGCTGGCTCGGCCCACTCGCGTTCGGCCTGGTCTTCCAGCTGACCTCGTCCTACCGGGTCGGCCTGGTCTCCCTGCTGATCTTCTTCGTGGTCGGCTTCGCGCTGCTGGCCGCCGTGCCGATGCGCCGGGCCATCGTCGCCGCCGGCAACACCCCGCCCCGGGTGCTCTGAGACGCACCCCGCGGTGGATCATCGCGGACCGGATGCAGCGGCGTCGATCGGCTAGGCTGCCCCGACGTGACCGACGACGCCGCTGCCGCCCCGACCTGCCTGGCCCGCCCCCTGCCGGGGCCCGGCGACGACCGCGCCGGCGGCTGCGCCGCCGCCCGCGGCGTCGACGGCCGGCCGTTGCACGCCGCCGCGCTGAAGTTCTTCTGGGGGCCGATGGACTGCGGCAAGTCCACCATGGCGTTGCAGATGAACTACAACCACGCCCGGCAGGGCCGCCGGGGCCTGGTCACCACCCGCATCGACCGGTCGCTGGGCCCGCAGGTCACCACCCGCATCGGCCTGGCCCACGAGGCCATCGAGGTCACCGACGGCCTCGACCTGCGCGACCTGGTCCGCGCCGCCTGGGCCGAGGGGGTACGCGTGGACTACCTGATCTGCGACGAGGCGTCCTTCTACGACCTGGAGCACATCGAGCAGATGGCCGAACTGGTCGACAGGTTCGACGTCGACGTCTACGCCTTCGGCCTGGCCACCGACTTCCGCTCCTGCCTCTTCCCGGCCGCGCAGCGACTGTTCGAACTGGCCGACGAGGTGGCCCGCATCCAGGTCGAGGTGCTGTGCTGGTGCGGCCGGGAGGGCCTGCTCAACGCCCGGGTGGTGCAGGGCCGGGTGGTCCGCGAAGGCGCGCAGGTCGTCATCGGCGACACCGTCGACACCGCGGACGTGCGCTACCAGGTGCTGTGCCGGCGGCACTACCGCTCCGGCGACCTCGGCCCCCGCGCCTGAGCCGCTAGAACGGGTCCCCGCACACCCGCCACGTCCCGTCCTCCGACACCACCGGCAACTCGCGTTCCTCGCTGCCGCCGCCGTCGCGGTTGAGCCGCACCACCACCGTGGCGCGCGGCCGGCCGGCGCGGGTCGTCACCGACACGTCGACGATCTCGTAGCCGCTGACCAGCGGCGGGGTCCGCACCCAACTGCCGAACCCGGCCCGGCTCCACCGGCTACGCGCGTCGCGGCACAGCCGCCCGTACGCCCGGTCGGTGTCGCCGGCCGCGACGTCGCGGAAGAATCCGTCCGCGGTCTCCCGCACCGGCCCGCCGGCCTGCAACACCACCTGCGCGTTCCACACCGCGAGGCCGGCCACGCCGATCAGGCAGGTGCCCAGCCCGAGGCCGGCGGCCAGCGCACCGGCGCGCAGCGGCTGGCGACGCCGGGCCGGTCGGTGCCACACCTGCTCCCTGCCCATCACCACCGACGGTAGGCAACCGGTGGGCGGCCCGCAGCCGGTTGCGCCGGGCCCGCCCCTCCGCCCCGATCCGCCGGACGTACCTGACAGGAGATGGCAGGTAGGGTCGGCAGACTGCCCGCCATGACGACACACGCCGACCTCGCGATGGTCAACCTGGACAGCTCCGACCCGGCCGCGCACGCCGCCTTCTACGCCCACGCCCTCGGCTGGGAGATCACCCACAGCCAGGCCGAGTACGCCATGATCGTCTCCGGCGGCACCTCGATCGGCTTCGGCCTGGTGCCCGGCTGGACACCCCCGGTCTGGCCGGACGAGACCGGCGCCAAGCGCTACCACCTCGACCTCGTCGTCGACGACGTGGCGCTGGCCGAGAAGGACCTGCTGGCC
The genomic region above belongs to Micromonospora sp. WMMD1128 and contains:
- a CDS encoding thymidine kinase, which produces MPGPGDDRAGGCAAARGVDGRPLHAAALKFFWGPMDCGKSTMALQMNYNHARQGRRGLVTTRIDRSLGPQVTTRIGLAHEAIEVTDGLDLRDLVRAAWAEGVRVDYLICDEASFYDLEHIEQMAELVDRFDVDVYAFGLATDFRSCLFPAAQRLFELADEVARIQVEVLCWCGREGLLNARVVQGRVVREGAQVVIGDTVDTADVRYQVLCRRHYRSGDLGPRA
- a CDS encoding VOC family protein, with translation MTTHADLAMVNLDSSDPAAHAAFYAHALGWEITHSQAEYAMIVSGGTSIGFGLVPGWTPPVWPDETGAKRYHLDLVVDDVALAEKDLLAVGATRPEFQPGGVGWTVLLDPIGQPFCLCPRRKD